In Phragmites australis chromosome 18, lpPhrAust1.1, whole genome shotgun sequence, the genomic window GTAATATCCACTAATAAAGTAATAGAGCAGTCCGATCATGCCGACATGGGCTAATGCTAATATAGTAATATATTTGTGCTGGCACTCCACACGATTCCAGAGCCCCGGACAGGCGAAAAGGCAAGGAGGGAGCAAAAGGCCAAGCGGCCCACGTCGGCTCGCTCGAGGCTGCCTGCGGTAAGCGCACCGGCCGTGGTGGGTCGGCCTCGTGGGAGGGGAGACTGCGGTAAGCGCACCGGCCGTGGGCTGCCAGTCCGCTCCGCCGCTATTAAAGGCCCGCGCCGGCCGCTCCCAGCCTCCCCGTGGCCGCCCGCGTCCCGAGGAGAGAGGAGCCTCCACGGAACAGGGAACACCCGCTcctccgtccgtccgtccgtccgtccgtctcctcctccccctcctcgcgGCCATCCCACCACGGACCTCAACCCCGACCACTCCTCGCCTTTGACTCGTTGACCGACCAGTGCGCTCGCGCGCCGCCATGGAAGTGCGCCGCATGATGGGGCACGGTGGGGGCGGCGCTGTCGCGGCGGGGCCGCGCCAGCCTCCGCCGGCGGCTCGGGTGAGTGGGGCGAGGGTGCAGGCGGGGGACGCGCTGCCGCTGCCGATCCGGCACACCAACCTGATATTCTCGGCCCTGTTCGCGGCGTCGCTGGCGTACCTGATGCGGAGGTGGCGCGAGAAGATCCGCTCCTCCACGCCGCTCCACGCCGTCGGCCTCACCGAGATGCTCGCCATCTTCGGCCTCGTCGCCTCCCTCATCTACCTCCTCAGCTTCTTCGGCATCGCCTTCGTCCAGTCCATCGTCTCATCcagcgacgaggacgaggacttCCTGGTCGGGTCCGGCGTGGCGCAGCGGGAGCCTTCGGCGCCATCTGCGCCGGTCCAGTGCGCGCTGCTGGGGAGCTCTGCCGCGGCGCCCGAGAAAAtgccggaggaggacgaggagatTGTGGCATCGGTCGTCGCCGGGAAGATCCCGTCCTACGTGCTGGAGACCAGGCTCGGCGActgccgccgcgccgccggcatCCGGCGCGAGGCGTTGCGGCGGATCACGGGGAGCCAGATCGAGGGGCTCCCGCTCGACGGCTTCGACTACGCCTCGATTCTCGGCCAGTGCTGCGAGCTGCCTGTCGGGTACGTGCAGCTGCCGGTGGGCATCGCCGGGCCGCTCCTGCTCGACGGGCAGAGGTTCTACGTGCCCATGGCGACCACCGAGGGGTGCCTCGTTGCCAGCACCAACCGCGGCTGCAAGGCCATCGCGGAGTCCGGCGGTGCCACCAGCATCGTGCTCCGGGACGGCATGACGCGGGCCCCAGTCGCCCGCCTCCCGAgcgcgcgccgcgccgccgagctCAAGGCCTTCCTGGAGGGCCCCGCCAACTTTGACACACTCTCCATGGTCTTCAACAGGTGAATCATGAAACTTCAAAGCTTGATAGCTA contains:
- the LOC133898822 gene encoding 3-hydroxy-3-methylglutaryl-coenzyme A reductase 3, producing MEVRRMMGHGGGGAVAAGPRQPPPAARVSGARVQAGDALPLPIRHTNLIFSALFAASLAYLMRRWREKIRSSTPLHAVGLTEMLAIFGLVASLIYLLSFFGIAFVQSIVSSSDEDEDFLVGSGVAQREPSAPSAPVQCALLGSSAAAPEKMPEEDEEIVASVVAGKIPSYVLETRLGDCRRAAGIRREALRRITGSQIEGLPLDGFDYASILGQCCELPVGYVQLPVGIAGPLLLDGQRFYVPMATTEGCLVASTNRGCKAIAESGGATSIVLRDGMTRAPVARLPSARRAAELKAFLEGPANFDTLSMVFNRSSRFGRLQGVQCAMAGRNLYMRFSCSTGDAMGMNMVSKGVQNVLDFLQDDFPDMDVISISGNFCSDKKPAAVNWIEGRGKSVVCEAVIKEEVVKKVLKTNVQSLVELNTIKNLVGSAIAGALGGFNAHASNIVTAIFIATGQDPAQNVESSHCITMLEPVNDGKDLHISVTMPSIEVGTVGGGTQLASQAACLDLLGVKGANRESPGSNARLLATVVAGGVLAGELSLLSALAAGQLVKSHMKYNRSSKDMSKAAS